Below is a window of Myxococcus guangdongensis DNA.
GTTGCGCGTGCAGTGGAGCTGGGTGCTGTTCGACGTGGCGCTGGCCGCGGGCCTCTTCTCGCTGGTGCGGCGCTGGCGCGACGGGCTGGCCACGGCGCTGGTGTGCCTCACCGCCGCGGACGCGTGCCTCACCTTCGTCCAGGCCGCCGTCTACAACGCGCCCCGCGCCCGCGGCCCCGTCGACTGGCTCGTCATCACCGCGGCCGTGCTCGCGCCCGCCACCGCCTCCGGCCTGCTCGTCCGCGCGCGGGACTTCCGCCTGCCCGCGCGCTGACGCACCGCGCTCATTTCCGTGGCGGACATCACGCCCTCGCGGGTTTCCACAGGTCGACACTCCCCCGAAAGTCACCTGGACCCGAAGGCGAGAAGAATGGTGTTTTCCGGAAAGAGCTGTTCCGGCGTCGGGTGCCGCGACTTTCTCGCGGCGTCGTCCGTCGCCGGTTGGGAGGGGTGACCATGCGAACGCCGTGGGGCGTTGCCCTGTCGCTCGCCGTGTTGCTGTGGGTCCACGAGAGCCACGCCGCGCCCGAAGCCCAGCGCTCGGCTCCGCCACCCTCGCCGTTGCCGCCCGGGGTGTCGGCCGTGCTGTGGAAGCTGTCGGTGCCGGAGAGCGCGGCGCCCACGCCCGAGCGGGTGGCGTTGGGAGAGAAGCTCTACAACGAGAAGCGGCTGTCATTGGATGACAGCGTGTCGTGCGCCACGTGCCACGACCCGGCCAAGGGCTTCACGGACCACCTGCCAGTGTCGGCGGGCGTGAAGGGCCAGTTCGGCATGCGCAACAGCCCGACGGTGCTCAACGCGCTCTTCAACGCCTCGCAGTTCTGGGACGGGCGCGCGGCGTCGCTGGAGGACCAGGCGAAGCTGCCCATCCTCAACCCGGTGGAGATGGCCATGCCCTCCCCCGAGGCGGTGGTGGCCAAGCTCAAGGGCATCCCCGAGTACGTCACCGCCTTCCAGCAGGTCTTCAAGCGCGACATCACCTACGACGACCTGGCCGCGGCCATCGCCGCCTTCGAGCGCACGCAGTTCTCCGGCAGCGCCCGCTTCGACCGCTTCATCCACGGCGAGACGAAGGCGCTCAACGAGTCGGAGCGCCGAGGCTGGGCGCTGTTCAACGGCAAGGCGCGCTGCAACTCGTGCCACGCGGGCAACGCCGTGTCGCCGCTGTTCAGCGACCAGAAGTTCCACAACATCGGCGTCTCCGCCCACAAGCAGGACTTCCCGCAGCTGGCCCGAGAGGGCCTGAAAATCGTCCGCCTGGGAGACGAGAAGCAGATCGACGAGTTGGCGCTCCAGACGCGCTTCTCCGAGCTGGGCCGCTTCCTGGTGACGAAGCAGGAGAACGACGTGGGGGCCTTCAAGACGCCCACGCTGCGCAACGTGGGCATCACCGGCCCGTACATGCACGACGGCACGCTCGCGACGATGTGGGACGTCATCGACCACTACAACAAGGGCGGCGTGGCCAACCCGTTCCTGGACGGGGGGATGCAGCGACTGGGGCTGACGGAGCCCGAAATCGACGACCTGGTGGCCTTCCTCTTCACGCTCACCGACGAGCGCTTCACCCGACTCAACGGCCAGGAGCTGGCGAAGCAGCGGGCGCGCAAGAACAAGCGCCCGGAGCGCGACACCGCGGTGGCGATGGGGAAGAAGGGGAACCTGGGAGACCTGGCGCCCAATCCGGACCTGGCGGTGAAGAATCCGGCGGACATCGGCGCGTATGGCACCGAGACGCTGCCCAAACCCGCTTCGACGAAGCAGCCCTGAGGAGGCGCCGCCCATGGGGAACAAGTTCCGCAGCATCGAGACGAAGCACCACGAGGAGCGCGACGCCTTCTTCGAGGACCTGAAGCGGTTGGACCGCCGGGCCTTCCTGCGCGTCGCGGGCATGTCCGCCGGCATCGTCGCCGGCATGGGCCTGAGGACGCCTCAGAGCTTCCAGCTGGTCAACGTGGCCGAGGCGCAGGGCACCAAGCCGCGCTTCTCCTTCGCGTACATCTCCGACACGCACCTGTACGAGCAGAAGCTCAATGACCGCTTCGTGCGCTCCATCCTGAAGGCGGTGGACGACGTCAACGGGTTGGACCCGCAGCCGGACTTCGTCCTCTTCGGCGGGGACCTCGCCCAGCTGGGCGCCCCGGAGGAGCTGAAGCTGGGCGCGCAGATCCTCAAGAGCGTCAAGGCGCCCGTGAGGATGATGGTGGGCGAGCACGACTGGTTCCTCGACATGGGGGACATGTGGAAGGACCTGTTCGGCGCCCCGAACTATTCGTTCGACCACAAGGGCGTGCACTTCGTGGTGCTCAACTCCATCCTGGAGAAGGACTTCTGGACGGAGCGAAAGCTCACGCCCAAGGAGCGGATGCAGATTGTCGCGGGCCTGGACAACGGCATCCAGTCCCGCTTCGAGGTGGGCGAGCCGCAGCGCGCCTGGATGAAGCAGGACCTGGCGAAGGTGGACAAGAAGACGCCCGTCATCGTCTTCAGCCACTCGCCGCTCTACAAGTACTACCGCCCCTGGAACTTCTGGACGGACGACGCGGACGAGGTCCAGGCGCTGCTCAAGCCGTTCGACAAGGTCACCGTCATCCACGGGCACACGCACCAGCTGTTGTCGAACCGCATCAACAACATCCAGTTCCACGGGATGCTGTCCACCGCGTGGCCGTGGCCGTACGCGCCCGAGGGCCTGCCGCAGCTCACGGTGCAGATGAACCGGCCGGACCCGTTCAGCCAGTTCGACGGGTGCGGAGACGGACGGATGGACGTGCTGGAGTCGGGTCTGGTGGACAAGCTGTACAACCTCTGGGAGCGCAACCCCATCACCGTCCGGGCCAGCTACCTGGGCTCGGGTGGGAAGCAGGACGCGCCGCCCCGGACGAAGCTTCCGAGCTACTGAGCGCGAGGCGACACGATGAACTTCCGGATGAAGCTGTGGGTGGGAACCGGAGCGCTGCTGTCCTTCGCGGGAGGCGTGGCGCTGGCCACCGGTCCCGCCGAGCGCCCCAAGGCGGCCTCGCTGAAGACCGAGCCGCTGCCGCGTCACCAGGTGCCGGTGTCGAAGGACGGCAACCTGGTCGTGGGCATGTGCGACGGCCAGACGTCCCTGGAGGTCAAGGGCGTCAAGGAGGGCGAGTCGCTCACGCGCGAGCAGGCCCAGCGCGTGTCCGACGAGCTGATGGCCGCGTGGCACCAGAAGAACCCGGACGCGACGTGGGACCCGCCGCCCGCGACGCGCGTGGTGGCGCAGGCCCAGAAGCCGCCGCAGAAGCAGCCTCAGCCCAACCCGCCCATGGGCACCAACCAGCCCTCCACGGGCATCGGGGTGCGAGAGGGCGGCGTGACGGCGGAGAGCGGCGGCCGCGAGGTGCGCAAGGAGGCCGGCGCGAACATCCAGGACGGTCACTCCTACGGCGCCTTCACGCCTCGCGATGAAGCGGTGTGGGCCGCGTCCACGCAGCAGTTCGTGGAGGAGGGGCACCGCGTGTTCCACGACGCGGCGGCGGTGGGCGGCACCATCGCGGTCTCCTGTGACATGTGTCACCCGGATGCATCCAACACGCATCCGGAGACGTATCCGAAGTACCAGGTGCAGCTGGGCCGCGTGGCGCTGCTGCGGGACATGATCAACTGGTGCATCGAGAACCCGGTGCGCGGCAAGCCGCTCGCGGACGGAGACCCTCGGATGCGCGCGATGGAGGCGTACATCTACGCGCAGCGCAAGGGCGTGAAGCTGGAGTACGGGAAGAAGTAGCCCGCGCCGGCCCGTGCCTCGGTGGAGCGGGGCACGGGTGCACAGTCGAGGCGCCACTCCACCGGAACAGTCCACGGTCGGTTGGAGGTCCGACGAGCCCGGGGCTCACGCGAGGGTTGACGGCGGTGTCCGGAAGGACCATGTCTCGCCGGCACGACGCATGAGCTTCTCGCCCCCCACCAACGCTCCCTCCGAAACCGTCAACGCCTTGCGAGACAGGGGCTACGCCGTGCTGGACCGCGCGGGCCTGTCCGAGCTGGTGGGCATCCCCGCCGCCGCGCTGGATGCGTGGAGGCCCACGTGGGACGCGCTGCCGGCGGATGGCTATCTGCGGGACGGTGGCCGGTATCGCACGCGGCGCCACTCGTGCTTCGTCGTGGAGGGGGACACCGTCACCCAGGTGCCCCACCGCGCGCACTGGCAGCCCGTCGAGTACAACGCCCTGCACGGCGGCCTGGAGCGCTGGTTCGAGCCGATGACGTCCACCGTCGTCGAGCGCCCCGAGTGGCCTCGGCTGCTCAGCCGGCTGGCGGCCTGTGGCTCGGCGCTCAAGGGCGCGCAGCCCTGGTACGTGGAGGCGCACCAGTTCCGCATCGACACCACGGATGGCATCGGCCGACCGACACCCGAGGGCGCGCACCGCGACGGCGTGGACTTCGTCGTGGTGCTGCTGGTGGGGCGTGACGGCATCAAGGGCGGCGAGACGCGCGTGTTCGAGGCCGCCGGCCCCAATGGCATCCGCTTCACGCTGACGGAGCCCTGGTCGGCGCTGCTGCTCGACGACGAGCGTGTCATCCACGAGAGCACGCCCATCCAGCCGTTGGAGGCCGCGGGACACCGCGACACCCTGGTGCTCACCTTCCGCGCGAAGGGCTTCCAGGGTCCGTGAGCCACGGTCAGGACTTCGGGGCGATGGTGACCTTCACGCCCGAGGTCCAGACCTTGTGCTCGTCCCCGTAGTACAGGTAGGCGCGGCTCGCCGCGCCGGTGTACGTGCCGGGCACCGCGGCGATGAGGGACAGCGGGATGTCGTGGTGCTTCCTGGGCTCCATGCCTCGCCAGTACAGGACGACGTCGCGACCCCGCACCTCGTAGGCGTCCACGAGCTTGCGCTTCACCAGCTCCTTGAGCTGGTCATGGCGCACCTCCAGGCCTCCCGGCACCCCGAAGATGGCCACCGCGGTGGACAGGTGCTGGTCCGTGCGGTTGGTCACCATCACCCGCGCCTCCGTGGGCTCGCCCTCGGTCAGCTCCTTCTTCGCGAGCGCCACCTCGAGCGACACCAGCGTGTCCTTCGAGCTGTCCGGCACCAGCGAGTGGTAGGAGACCTCGACGGTGTACGGAATCTCCGCGGGGCCCTCCAGGCGCAGCTCCACGCGGTGTGCGCCGGAGCCGAGCAGGGGCCCCGCGTCCGGCAGGTGGAGCACCTCACGCGTGGCCGAGGTGAAGCGCACGGGCTCGCCCACCGGACGTCCGTCCACGTAGAGCCGCACCTGTCCCGAGGGGAGCGAGGCCGCGTGGGCCAGGTCGTAGGCGTTGATGGCGCGCAGCGTGAGCACCGTGCTCTGGGTGGACCCGTAGCGTCCACCCTTGTTGACCTCCGCGAAGTACCTCAGCACGCTCGTCACGTTTTCGAGGTGTGCCTTGGGCTCGCGCAGCCACGCCAGCGCGGCGATGGCCGTCGTCTCGATGTCGAGGGATGCGCCCCAGCCGCCGACGATGGACTGGGTGCCGCCCGTCACCTTGCCGGAGGGCTCCTGCAGCTTCGCCAGTCGCGCCATCAGCGCGCGGGCCGACGCGCCGTCCCCCGCGAGCGAGAGCACGTTGGCCGCGAGCGCCACCTCGTAGCTGTTGCTGCTGGCCGAGGCCGCCGCCTTCACCGAGGCAATCTCGCGCGCCAGCTCCTTCGCCTGCGCGGCGCGTGAGGTCCCCGCGCTCTCCAGCAGGGCCCAGGCGATGTAGGCGTTGGCGGTCTCCGCGTTCTCGGTCCAGGCGTGGGACGCGCGGTGGCCGCGCGCGAAGTTGCCCTTGCCGTCGCGCTGGTTCATCAGCCACGCGCGCGTGCGCTCCACCAGCCGCGCATCCACGGACATCACCTGCTTCATGTCCGTGAAGTGGAGCAGGCCGTAGGCCGTCAGCGCCTCGTGGCCGGGGGCTGCACCGAACCACTCGAAGCCGTGTGACTTCGTCTCGAAGCTCACCAGCCGCTTGTAGCCGCGCTCCAGCATCTCCCGCGCGGAGCTCATCAGCGCTGGGTGGATGCCCGGGTGCGTCTGGAAGTAGAGCTGCGCCATCGTCATCGGATACGTGGTCGAGCTCGTCTGCTCGAAGCAGCCGCTCGGCTCGCGGATGAGCTGGGCCAGGCTCTCCGTCATGTTGGCGAGGGGGCTGGGATACACGGCGATGCTGGCGCGGATGCTGCCGGGCGCCAGTCGCTCGGGCAGGGTGATGACGTGGCTGGCGGGCTTGTTCGCCGACAGCAGGCCTCCGTGCGAGACCGTCCCGGGAAAGCCCAGGGGTTGGATGGCCAGCGTGCGGGTGACGGTGTCCGAGTAGTCGCCTGCGCGCGCCACCAGCTTCACGTCCACGGGCTTCGACTGTTGTGAGCCGATTGTCAGCGACAGGAGCTGTCGCCCGCGTGCCCCGGCCGCGAGGTCCACCGCGCGGGCCATCGCGAGCGTCACGTCGCCCTGGGCCTCCGCCTGGACGCTGGCGTTCTTCAGCGCGGACTGCGTCCCGTTCACCAGCGAGACGGGCAGCCGCACCACGTCTCCGGAGGTGACCTCGAGCGGCAGCTTGGGCTCCGCGTAGAAGGGGCGCACCGACTCCAGCTCGAGCTCCGCGGCGCCGAGCGCGCCGTCCAGACCCACGGCTCCCGCAACGGCGCGGAACGTCGTCACCGCGTCGCTCAGCGCGAAGTAGACCTTCGCCTCGCCGGTAGCCGCGTCGGTGCGGACGGCCGGGCTCCAGTAGAGCGTCTCCGAGAAGTCCACGCGGTCGTCGGGTTTGCGGCCTGGTCGCAAGGCGTGCGAGTACTCGCGAACCCAGTGATAGGTGGGGAGCTCGTGGCCCGAGACGGGGTATTCGTCCTCCGCGTCGCTCTTCGAGGACTTCCCTTCCACGACCGAAGGGCTCACCGGGGCGGGCGGCGGGGCTTCGACGGGCGGGCGTCCTTGCTCGACCGGGGCGGCGAGGGGAACCGCGAGGGCCGGGTCCACGGGAGTGAAGCGGTCCTGCTGCTCCCTGGCCTCGTCGCGCCGGGCCAGGAGGTCAGCGGGGATGTTCCTGGGCCGCTCGCCCACGCGGAGCTGGATGAAGCGCCAGCCCACCTCCGGGTCACGCTGCATGACGCCCAGCGGGTCGGAGAAGCCGAAGCGGCGCCAGCCCTGGGTGCCCAGGAGCAGGTCCACCGCCAGCGTGCTCTTCGGGTTCTTCCGGTCGAGGTAGAGCTGCGCGTCCGCGAGCTCGCGCACCTCGGGCTCCAGCAGGACCATCACCGGGAGGCGGGGCGCCTGCTCGCGCTTCTCCACGAGCTGGAGCACGGAGTCGTCGGTGACGCTGAGCATCACCAGCGCGGTGACGGGCTGGCCATCCCGCGTGGTGCGCGCGGTCAGCTCCACCACGTCGCCGGGCACCGGACGTGTCTGGTGCACCGTCAGCTCCACCTGGACTTCCTTCGCGGGCTGACGGAACACCAGCCGCTCCGCGAGGGGACGTCCGTCCTCCGCCCAGGCCGTGGCGACGAGCACTCCGTCGGCCGCGCCCGCGTCCAGCGTCACGTTGGTGCCCGTCACGCGCTGCTCGGAGACCCGCAGGTCGCGCTGGCTCAGCGTCACCTTCACGCGGCCCGTGCCCGCGCTGGCCACGGTGAGCTTCACGTCCTTGCCCGCGGCAGTCACGTCCTCGCTCGCGCGCAGGACCACGCCCGTCTTCTTCACCTCCGGCAGCGGGAAGGTCTTCCGGATGCCTGAGGGCGCGTCGATGCGCAGCGCATAGCGCGCGCCCGCGCGAGGCGTCAGCTCGAAGCGGCCCCGGCCCTCGTGCTCGGAGCGCACGGTGGCGACGTCCTTGCCGGTCGACACGTCCACCACCGCGCCCGTCAGGTCCGCGGGCTTGCGCGCGGGCGTGCGCGCCTCGAAGTACACGCGCGACGTCAGGCCCGCCACCAGGTCGCCGCTCTCCGGGAAGAACGCCAGGTCCAGCGTCTGGAGGAGGATGGGAATCGTCTTCGCCGCGGTCTCCACCACGCCGCCGTCCTCGACGGTGAAGGACAGCGTGCCCTCGCCGCGCTCCATGCGCGCGGGCAACGCGAAGCGCACCAGGCAGTGGCCCTGGTCATCCACGGTGCAGGGGACCTGCGCGGCGCTGACGCCGTCCACCAGCGCGGCGGCGGTGACGCGGGCGCCCTTCGGGACACCGCCCTCGGCGCGCTTCACCTCGAGCGTCGCGGTGATGGTGTCGCCCGGGCCGTAGCCGTCACGGGCGAACTGGATGTGTGACTTGAGCCGGGGAGCGCGGTAGGCGCGCACGTCGAACTTCCGCTCGGCGACGGGCGTGTCGAAGCCGGCGCTGCTCAACCGCGCCGTGTACTCGCCACCCGGTTGCTCGTGGGGGATGTCCCAGCCGATGCCCCAGGCCGAGTCGGCGCTGTAGTGGTACTGCTGGTAGACGACCTCGCCCCGGGGGCCTCGAATCTCCAGTTGGGAGCGCACCTGGCCCTGGTAGGGCTTGTGACTCAGGCTCTGCAGGAACAGCCCTCCGATGAAGACCTTCTCCCCCGGCCGATACAGGGGCTTGTCCGTGGTGATGTACGTGGAGGGACGGTCGCTGTCCGGGGCTGGGCTGGAGGGCTGCTGGGTGCCCGAGGCGTCCCCCGGTGACGGCAGCAACAGCGTGGCGAACAGCCCCAGGACGAGGAGTGCCCCGAGCGAGAGGGGGACAGGGAAGATCATGTCGGCTCAGAACGGCTGACCACGAGGGAAGTTCTGGAGAAAGGGTGCCCCGTCTCCCGAGCGGGGACGATACCGAGGGGGCGCCGCGCGACGCCATGCGGGGCCTTGGGGACACCCCCGTGACGAGGCGCGTCCGGAATCGTCGGAACGACGTCCTTGTCCCCCGTGGACACCCGCCCGAGACTCGGCCTGCGGTGGTCGCGGCTCGCACGCTTTCGTGAGAGGGGGAGCGGCCAGCGGCCCGGGCATGTCCCGGCACAGGAGCAGGTGATGTTGGACACCCTCTGGCAGGACCTCCGTTACGGCGCGCGTGTGCTCGTCCGCAGCCCTGCTTTCACCCTCGCCATCTTGTTGACGCTGGCGCTGGGCATCGGCGCGAACACCGCCATCTTCAGCCTCATCCACGGCGTGCTGCTGCGGCCGTTGCCCTATGCGGACGGCGCGCGGCTGGTGCACCTGGAGCAGCCGGTGACCCGGGCGGGCGTCGAGAACACGGGCTTCTCGCCGGTGGAGCTGGCGGACTACCGGGCGCAGCTCACGCGCATCCAGGGGCTGGTGGAGTATCACTCGATGCCCTTCAGCATCGTGGGGCATGGCGAGCCGCGACGGGTGCAGACGGCGGTGGTGTCCGCGGGCTTCTTCGACACCCTGGGCGTGCGTCCGTTCCTGGGCCGCACGTTCCTCCCCGAGGAGGAGGCGCCCGGCGCCGCCCCCGTGCTCATCCTGAGCCATGCGTATTGGAAGAACGTGCTGGGCGGAGACCCGGCCATGGTGGGGAAGACCTTCACCATGAACGGGCGCACGCACACGGTCGTCGGCGTGTTGCCTCCCGTGCCGCAGTACCCGGCGGAGAACGACGTGTACATGCCCATCTCCGCGTGTCCGTTCCGCTCGGGGGCGGACTGGGCACACGGGCGTGCCAGCCGTGGGCTCACCGTCCTCGGACGACTGGCGCCGGGGGTGTCGCTCGCGGAGGCGCGTGTCGAGCTGGCCACGGTGGCGACGCGGCTGCATGAGACGCATCCCGAGGCCTATCCCGCCGCGGAGGGGTTCTCCTCCACGGCGTCGAGCCTCCAGGACCGGCTGGTGGCGCGTGCGCGGCCCACGCTGTTGTTGTTGCTGGGCACCGCGCTCTTCCTGCTGCTCGTCGTCTGCGCGAACGTGGCGAACCTCACGCTGGCGCGGCTGGCGCGACGTGAGCAGGAGCTGGCGGTCCGCGCGGCGCTGGGCGCGGGACAGGGGCGGATTGCGAGGCAGTTGCTGACCGAGCACCTGTTGCTGTCGTTCGTGGGCGGGCTGCTCGGGCTCATGGTGGCGGCGGCGGGGATGGAGCTGCTGGTGGCGTTCGTCGCGCGCTACACGTCGCGCGCGGTGGAGGTGGAGGTCGGCCTGCCGATGCTGCTCATCAATCTCTGCCTGTCGCTGGGCACGGGGCTGGTGCTCTCGTTGCTGCCCGCGATGCCGACGCGCACGGTGCTCGGCTCGGCGGTCACCGGTGGCGCGGGGACGTCACGGGTGAGCCCGCGTCTGCGTGGGTTCTTCATCGTCTCGCAGGTGGCGCTCTCGTGCATCCTGTTGGTGGGCGCGGGGTTGATGTTGCGCAGCATGGCGCGGCTGCATCGCGTGGACCCGGGGTTCGACGCGGACAACGTGCTCACCGCGCGCGTGGACCTCGGGTGGGACCGTTATCGCGAGGACGACAAGGTCCGCGCCTTCGTCGAGGAGCTGTTGCCCCGGTTGGAGGCGATGCCGGGAGTGACCTCCGTCGGGCTCGCCAATGCGCTGCCGCTCAGTGAGAACAGGCCCTGGACGACCACGTTGCAGGTGGACGGGCAGGAGCTCGTCCCGGGGCAGGTGCGTCCCCAGGCGGACCTGCGCAGCGCGACGGGCGGCTACTTCCGGGCGCTCGGGGTGCCGTTGCTGAAGGGGCGGCTGTTCGAGCCCGGGGACCGTCCCGGGACGGAGCCGGTGGTGGTGGTGAACCAGGCGTTCGTGCGCGCGCATCTCGGCGGTGGGGAGGGCGTGGGGCGGCGCATCTCGTTCGATGGCGGGAGCCACTGGGTCACGGTGGTGGGCGTGGTGGGCGATGTGCGGGAGCGCGGGCTCGGGGATGAGCCGCCGCGCGAGGTGTATCTCCCGTTCTCGCTGCAGCCGTTGAGGGATTTGAGGTTGCTCGTCCGCACGCAGGGGCCGCCGATGGTGCTCGCGGAGCGCGTGCGTGCGCTCGTGCATGAGCTGGACGCGGTGCAGCCCGTGACGGACGTGCACCCGCTGTCGAACGTGCGCAACGAGTCGCTCGCCGCGCCGCGCTTGATGACGATGCTCCTGGGCTTCTTCGCGGTGCTGGCGCTGGTGCTGACGTGCACGGGCCTGTCCGGCGTGGTGGCGTTCTCGGTCAGCCAGCGGGTGCGGGAGATGGGCATCCGTCTGGCGCTCGGCGCCACGCCCGCGGGTGTGCTCGCGCTGGTGTTGCGGCAGGGCATGCACCTGGTGCTGGTGGGGCTCGCGGTGGGGACGGCGGGGGCGCTCGGCCTGTCCTCGTTGATGGAGGGGCTGCTGTTCGGCGTGGAGCCCACGGACCCGGTGACGCTGCTGGGCGTGCTGGTGTTGCTGGGGGGCACGGGAGTGGTCGCCTGCCTGCTGCCCGCGCTGCAGGCCTCGCGTGTGGACCCGGCCATCTCGTTGCGCGGGGCGTGACGGTTCCTGCTCCTCGCGTGGCAGGGCCATGCGAGGGGCGTGAAATCCCTCGCCGTGAGGTCGGCACGGCGAGCCCCTGCTCGCGTCGTGGGGCTCGACGGCTGGGAGGTGTGACCTCCCTCGTTGCGATGCCTCGCGAAGCGCCCGTGCTCCCGAGGCGGGGCTAACATGCCCCGGCGTGAGGTGCGGATGACGGCGACACGGAAGCGGGTGGGCATTCTCGGCTACGAGGGCGTGGAGAGCCTGGACCTCGTCGGGCCGCTGGAGGCCTTCGCGAAGGTCCAGTCGGACGGACACCGCAGCTACGAGGTGCTGGTGGTGGGGCTGCACCCGGGAGAGTTCCGCTCCGAGTCGGGCGTCGTCTTCAAGCCGCACCTCGTGCTGGAGGACGCGAGCGGATTGGACACGCTCGTCATCCCCGGCGGCGCGGGCCTGCGGACCCCGGAGACCCACGCGCGGGTGACGCGCTGGCTCCGCGCGCATGGGCCCAAGCTCCGTCGCGTCGTCTCCGTCTGCACGGGCATCTATGCGCTCGCGGCGTCGGGGCTGCTCGATGGGCGACGCGCCACCACGCATTGGCAGTTCGCGAGGGACGTGGCCGAGCGCTTCCCGAAGGTCCGCATCGAGGCGGACGCGCTGTTCATCAAGGACGGCTCCTTCTACACGTCCGCGGGAATCACCGCCGGCATCGACCTGGCGCTCGCGCTCATCGAGGAGGACCACGGCCCACGCTCGGCGCTCACCGTCGCGCGGGAGCTGGTGATGTATCTCAAGCGCCCCGGAGGTCAGGCCCAGTACTCCGAGCCGCTGCGCTTCCAGGAGGAGAGCGGCGGACGCTTCGGTGACCTGCCGAGCTGGATG
It encodes the following:
- a CDS encoding ABC transporter permease: MLDTLWQDLRYGARVLVRSPAFTLAILLTLALGIGANTAIFSLIHGVLLRPLPYADGARLVHLEQPVTRAGVENTGFSPVELADYRAQLTRIQGLVEYHSMPFSIVGHGEPRRVQTAVVSAGFFDTLGVRPFLGRTFLPEEEAPGAAPVLILSHAYWKNVLGGDPAMVGKTFTMNGRTHTVVGVLPPVPQYPAENDVYMPISACPFRSGADWAHGRASRGLTVLGRLAPGVSLAEARVELATVATRLHETHPEAYPAAEGFSSTASSLQDRLVARARPTLLLLLGTALFLLLVVCANVANLTLARLARREQELAVRAALGAGQGRIARQLLTEHLLLSFVGGLLGLMVAAAGMELLVAFVARYTSRAVEVEVGLPMLLINLCLSLGTGLVLSLLPAMPTRTVLGSAVTGGAGTSRVSPRLRGFFIVSQVALSCILLVGAGLMLRSMARLHRVDPGFDADNVLTARVDLGWDRYREDDKVRAFVEELLPRLEAMPGVTSVGLANALPLSENRPWTTTLQVDGQELVPGQVRPQADLRSATGGYFRALGVPLLKGRLFEPGDRPGTEPVVVVNQAFVRAHLGGGEGVGRRISFDGGSHWVTVVGVVGDVRERGLGDEPPREVYLPFSLQPLRDLRLLVRTQGPPMVLAERVRALVHELDAVQPVTDVHPLSNVRNESLAAPRLMTMLLGFFAVLALVLTCTGLSGVVAFSVSQRVREMGIRLALGATPAGVLALVLRQGMHLVLVGLAVGTAGALGLSSLMEGLLFGVEPTDPVTLLGVLVLLGGTGVVACLLPALQASRVDPAISLRGA
- a CDS encoding 2OG-Fe dioxygenase family protein; amino-acid sequence: MSFSPPTNAPSETVNALRDRGYAVLDRAGLSELVGIPAAALDAWRPTWDALPADGYLRDGGRYRTRRHSCFVVEGDTVTQVPHRAHWQPVEYNALHGGLERWFEPMTSTVVERPEWPRLLSRLAACGSALKGAQPWYVEAHQFRIDTTDGIGRPTPEGAHRDGVDFVVVLLVGRDGIKGGETRVFEAAGPNGIRFTLTEPWSALLLDDERVIHESTPIQPLEAAGHRDTLVLTFRAKGFQGP
- a CDS encoding metallophosphoesterase family protein; protein product: MGNKFRSIETKHHEERDAFFEDLKRLDRRAFLRVAGMSAGIVAGMGLRTPQSFQLVNVAEAQGTKPRFSFAYISDTHLYEQKLNDRFVRSILKAVDDVNGLDPQPDFVLFGGDLAQLGAPEELKLGAQILKSVKAPVRMMVGEHDWFLDMGDMWKDLFGAPNYSFDHKGVHFVVLNSILEKDFWTERKLTPKERMQIVAGLDNGIQSRFEVGEPQRAWMKQDLAKVDKKTPVIVFSHSPLYKYYRPWNFWTDDADEVQALLKPFDKVTVIHGHTHQLLSNRINNIQFHGMLSTAWPWPYAPEGLPQLTVQMNRPDPFSQFDGCGDGRMDVLESGLVDKLYNLWERNPITVRASYLGSGGKQDAPPRTKLPSY
- a CDS encoding cytochrome-c peroxidase, which codes for MRTPWGVALSLAVLLWVHESHAAPEAQRSAPPPSPLPPGVSAVLWKLSVPESAAPTPERVALGEKLYNEKRLSLDDSVSCATCHDPAKGFTDHLPVSAGVKGQFGMRNSPTVLNALFNASQFWDGRAASLEDQAKLPILNPVEMAMPSPEAVVAKLKGIPEYVTAFQQVFKRDITYDDLAAAIAAFERTQFSGSARFDRFIHGETKALNESERRGWALFNGKARCNSCHAGNAVSPLFSDQKFHNIGVSAHKQDFPQLAREGLKIVRLGDEKQIDELALQTRFSELGRFLVTKQENDVGAFKTPTLRNVGITGPYMHDGTLATMWDVIDHYNKGGVANPFLDGGMQRLGLTEPEIDDLVAFLFTLTDERFTRLNGQELAKQRARKNKRPERDTAVAMGKKGNLGDLAPNPDLAVKNPADIGAYGTETLPKPASTKQP
- a CDS encoding MG2 domain-containing protein, with the protein product MIFPVPLSLGALLVLGLFATLLLPSPGDASGTQQPSSPAPDSDRPSTYITTDKPLYRPGEKVFIGGLFLQSLSHKPYQGQVRSQLEIRGPRGEVVYQQYHYSADSAWGIGWDIPHEQPGGEYTARLSSAGFDTPVAERKFDVRAYRAPRLKSHIQFARDGYGPGDTITATLEVKRAEGGVPKGARVTAAALVDGVSAAQVPCTVDDQGHCLVRFALPARMERGEGTLSFTVEDGGVVETAAKTIPILLQTLDLAFFPESGDLVAGLTSRVYFEARTPARKPADLTGAVVDVSTGKDVATVRSEHEGRGRFELTPRAGARYALRIDAPSGIRKTFPLPEVKKTGVVLRASEDVTAAGKDVKLTVASAGTGRVKVTLSQRDLRVSEQRVTGTNVTLDAGAADGVLVATAWAEDGRPLAERLVFRQPAKEVQVELTVHQTRPVPGDVVELTARTTRDGQPVTALVMLSVTDDSVLQLVEKREQAPRLPVMVLLEPEVRELADAQLYLDRKNPKSTLAVDLLLGTQGWRRFGFSDPLGVMQRDPEVGWRFIQLRVGERPRNIPADLLARRDEAREQQDRFTPVDPALAVPLAAPVEQGRPPVEAPPPAPVSPSVVEGKSSKSDAEDEYPVSGHELPTYHWVREYSHALRPGRKPDDRVDFSETLYWSPAVRTDAATGEAKVYFALSDAVTTFRAVAGAVGLDGALGAAELELESVRPFYAEPKLPLEVTSGDVVRLPVSLVNGTQSALKNASVQAEAQGDVTLAMARAVDLAAGARGRQLLSLTIGSQQSKPVDVKLVARAGDYSDTVTRTLAIQPLGFPGTVSHGGLLSANKPASHVITLPERLAPGSIRASIAVYPSPLANMTESLAQLIREPSGCFEQTSSTTYPMTMAQLYFQTHPGIHPALMSSAREMLERGYKRLVSFETKSHGFEWFGAAPGHEALTAYGLLHFTDMKQVMSVDARLVERTRAWLMNQRDGKGNFARGHRASHAWTENAETANAYIAWALLESAGTSRAAQAKELAREIASVKAAASASSNSYEVALAANVLSLAGDGASARALMARLAKLQEPSGKVTGGTQSIVGGWGASLDIETTAIAALAWLREPKAHLENVTSVLRYFAEVNKGGRYGSTQSTVLTLRAINAYDLAHAASLPSGQVRLYVDGRPVGEPVRFTSATREVLHLPDAGPLLGSGAHRVELRLEGPAEIPYTVEVSYHSLVPDSSKDTLVSLEVALAKKELTEGEPTEARVMVTNRTDQHLSTAVAIFGVPGGLEVRHDQLKELVKRKLVDAYEVRGRDVVLYWRGMEPRKHHDIPLSLIAAVPGTYTGAASRAYLYYGDEHKVWTSGVKVTIAPKS
- a CDS encoding c-type cytochrome; protein product: MNFRMKLWVGTGALLSFAGGVALATGPAERPKAASLKTEPLPRHQVPVSKDGNLVVGMCDGQTSLEVKGVKEGESLTREQAQRVSDELMAAWHQKNPDATWDPPPATRVVAQAQKPPQKQPQPNPPMGTNQPSTGIGVREGGVTAESGGREVRKEAGANIQDGHSYGAFTPRDEAVWAASTQQFVEEGHRVFHDAAAVGGTIAVSCDMCHPDASNTHPETYPKYQVQLGRVALLRDMINWCIENPVRGKPLADGDPRMRAMEAYIYAQRKGVKLEYGKK